From one Candidatus Poribacteria bacterium genomic stretch:
- a CDS encoding neutral/alkaline non-lysosomal ceramidase N-terminal domain-containing protein, with the protein MTAKNNVIQIGVAEVDITPDYPIRLSGYGSRREESDGIIQPIWAKALAIGDDTEDPVVLVAVENCGLPDELTEEVSRRMKEKTGISRAHFVACFSHTHSAPCLTNAAPFLFSTDIPPAHQEKIDRYTRQLTDWMEAVALEALANREPSQLTWSIGELGFAKNRRTEGGPVDHSLPCLQVKGEDGTLRAVWASYACHCTTLAGTDNHICGDWAGFAQEDIQSALPGVTALITIGCGADANPESRMMPMPDGEEEVFSTRLAYAKAHGEALSEEIQRMLTRDAKPISSVPIGAFERVNLPFDTLPTREEWEARVAAGGHDAYHAQKHLERLQRGEAIQTELSYPVQAWRFGNELAVVFLASEVVVDYSLRLKRELDAKRLWVGAYANAFPGYIPSERVLAEGGYEGGGAMLYFGPPTRFAPGVEQLVIDAVHRLLPDGF; encoded by the coding sequence ATGACAGCTAAAAATAACGTTATTCAGATTGGCGTTGCCGAAGTGGACATTACGCCAGATTATCCGATTCGACTGAGTGGTTATGGCAGCCGTCGCGAAGAATCCGACGGCATCATTCAGCCGATATGGGCAAAGGCACTCGCTATTGGGGACGATACTGAGGATCCCGTTGTCTTGGTTGCAGTCGAAAATTGCGGTTTACCGGACGAACTCACTGAGGAAGTGTCGCGCCGAATGAAAGAAAAGACAGGGATTTCCCGTGCGCATTTCGTCGCCTGTTTTTCACATACACACAGCGCGCCGTGTTTAACCAATGCAGCACCGTTTCTGTTCAGTACGGATATACCGCCAGCGCATCAGGAGAAGATTGATCGGTATACCCGTCAACTCACCGACTGGATGGAAGCCGTTGCACTGGAAGCACTCGCAAATCGCGAGCCGTCACAGTTGACGTGGAGCATCGGAGAACTCGGTTTCGCAAAGAATCGGCGAACCGAAGGGGGACCGGTAGATCATTCGTTGCCGTGCCTGCAAGTCAAAGGTGAAGATGGGACGTTGCGCGCTGTGTGGGCAAGTTATGCGTGTCACTGCACGACGTTGGCGGGTACAGACAACCACATCTGTGGCGACTGGGCAGGATTTGCCCAAGAGGATATCCAAAGCGCACTTCCCGGTGTAACTGCCCTCATCACAATCGGCTGCGGTGCTGATGCGAATCCTGAATCGCGGATGATGCCGATGCCTGATGGCGAAGAAGAGGTTTTCAGCACGCGTTTGGCGTATGCGAAAGCCCATGGAGAGGCACTTTCAGAAGAAATCCAACGGATGCTAACAAGAGACGCAAAACCGATCTCCAGTGTCCCGATCGGTGCGTTTGAGAGGGTCAATCTGCCGTTTGACACGCTACCGACCCGTGAAGAGTGGGAGGCACGCGTTGCAGCGGGTGGTCACGATGCCTATCACGCACAAAAGCACCTTGAACGCTTGCAGCGCGGAGAGGCGATACAAACGGAACTCTCCTATCCTGTGCAGGCGTGGCGATTTGGCAACGAACTTGCCGTTGTTTTCCTGGCAAGTGAGGTGGTCGTCGATTACTCACTCCGTCTGAAGCGTGAGTTGGACGCCAAACGGCTCTGGGTCGGTGCGTACGCGAACGCATTTCCGGGGTATATTCCGTCTGAGCGGGTGTTAGCAGAAGGCGGTTATGAAGGTGGGGGTGCCATGCTCTACTTCGGTCCGCCGACCCGTTTTGCGCCGGGTGTTGAGCAGTTGGTAATTGACGCGGTGCATCGGTTGTTACCGGACGGATTTTAG
- a CDS encoding ABC transporter ATP-binding protein: MLIEIKNVSLFFGTTAALDNLSLEVQGGAVGLLGPNGAGKSTLLKTLLGFVKPNQGSAAVFGMDVERQPLEIRRQVGYMPEDECLIPGMTAVQLVAYAGELCGMPRRDALQRAHEVLYYVGLDEERYRIVGEYSVGMKQRVKLAQALIHDPKLLLLDEPTNGMDTNGREEMLELVKDIATDKNINVILSSHLLPDVESACEEIIALSHGSVAAHAQIDALRREKGRAYDLKIVGDTDAYIDALERHNYQIELRPDKRLHVTSENGEQTDTQIFFKLAYDTGVQLRQLREVKHTLEDIFADVMRVEFFND, from the coding sequence ATGCTAATTGAAATCAAGAATGTATCACTCTTTTTTGGCACGACTGCGGCGTTAGATAACCTCTCGTTGGAGGTGCAAGGCGGTGCTGTCGGCTTACTCGGACCCAATGGTGCCGGAAAAAGCACGTTGCTTAAAACGCTACTCGGTTTCGTCAAACCCAACCAAGGCAGTGCAGCGGTATTTGGAATGGACGTAGAGAGACAACCGCTGGAAATACGCAGACAGGTCGGATATATGCCAGAAGACGAATGTTTAATTCCGGGAATGACTGCTGTCCAACTCGTTGCCTACGCTGGTGAACTCTGTGGGATGCCGAGACGGGATGCCCTGCAACGGGCACACGAAGTCCTCTACTACGTTGGGTTAGACGAAGAACGCTACCGCATCGTGGGTGAATACTCCGTTGGAATGAAACAGCGCGTGAAATTAGCCCAAGCATTGATACACGATCCAAAGTTGCTACTGCTCGACGAACCGACAAACGGCATGGATACCAATGGTAGAGAGGAAATGCTTGAACTCGTTAAAGACATCGCAACCGATAAAAATATCAATGTAATTTTATCCTCGCACTTGCTTCCCGATGTAGAGTCCGCATGTGAGGAGATTATCGCACTTTCACACGGAAGTGTTGCTGCGCATGCACAGATAGACGCACTTAGAAGGGAGAAAGGACGAGCATACGACTTGAAAATCGTAGGCGACACCGATGCTTATATTGACGCTCTGGAACGTCATAATTACCAGATTGAATTGCGACCCGACAAACGCCTTCACGTTACATCCGAAAACGGAGAACAGACGGATACACAAATCTTCTTCAAACTCGCTTACGATACCGGGGTCCAACTCCGCCAGCTGCGTGAGGTGAAACATACGTTAGAGGACATTTTCGCTGACGTGATGCGTGTGGAATTTTTTAACGATTAA